One genomic segment of Cerasicoccus sp. TK19100 includes these proteins:
- a CDS encoding glutamine--tRNA ligase/YqeY domain fusion protein → MSDNESQTSNFIRDIVIADREAGKHDGRVQTRFPPEPNGYLHIGHSKSICLNFGLAREFGGKCNLRFDDTNPEKEETEYVESIKADVHWLGFHWARECYASDYFQQLYDWAEKLIGEGKAYVCDLNAEQTREYRGTLTEPGKPSPFRERSVDENLDLFRRMRAGEFEDGARTLRAKIDMASPNLNLRDPVLYRIKRAHHHRTGDEWPIYPSYDYTHGQSDSLEKVTHSVCTLEFETHRPLYEWFIQALEIFPSHQYEFARLNLTYTVMSKRKLLQLVKEGKVSGWDDPRMPTISGARRRGVPPLAFRRFCEIIGVTKFNSLTDIALLEHTMRDVLNSRTPRRMAVLNPLKVTLTNYPEGKVEMVEAINNPEDESAGSRKIPFGRTLYIDHDDFLEEAPKKFFRLKAGGEVRLRNSYVIKCEEVVKDESGAPIELKCTVDFKTLGANPEGRKVKGVIHWVSAAHAVKAEVRLYDRLFTVERPDADKERDFLEFLNPDSLQVIEAMVEPELAIDAAQTLEKIKAGAKLPLRDEQSPDEGPMRPYYASDLRVQFERVGYFCLDADSTAQKLVFNRTVALKDSWAKQK, encoded by the coding sequence ATGTCCGACAACGAATCCCAGACATCCAATTTTATCCGAGACATCGTCATCGCCGACCGCGAGGCGGGCAAGCATGACGGGCGTGTGCAGACGCGTTTTCCGCCGGAGCCCAATGGCTACCTGCACATCGGCCACAGCAAAAGCATCTGCCTGAACTTCGGCTTGGCGCGGGAGTTTGGCGGTAAGTGCAACTTGCGCTTCGACGACACCAACCCGGAAAAAGAGGAGACGGAATACGTCGAGTCGATCAAGGCCGACGTTCATTGGCTCGGCTTCCATTGGGCGCGTGAGTGCTATGCGTCAGACTACTTTCAACAGCTTTACGACTGGGCGGAGAAGCTGATCGGGGAGGGCAAGGCCTACGTCTGCGACCTCAATGCCGAGCAAACCCGCGAATACCGTGGTACGCTGACCGAGCCCGGTAAGCCTAGTCCGTTCCGTGAACGCTCTGTCGACGAAAACCTGGACCTCTTCCGCCGCATGCGCGCGGGCGAGTTCGAGGATGGTGCCCGCACTCTGCGCGCCAAGATCGACATGGCCAGCCCGAACCTCAACCTGCGCGACCCGGTGCTCTACCGCATCAAGCGGGCGCACCACCACCGGACCGGCGATGAGTGGCCGATCTACCCGAGCTACGACTACACCCACGGCCAAAGCGACTCGCTGGAAAAGGTCACCCACTCGGTTTGCACGTTGGAGTTCGAGACGCACCGCCCGCTATACGAGTGGTTTATCCAGGCGCTGGAAATTTTCCCGTCGCACCAGTATGAGTTCGCGCGTCTTAACCTGACCTACACCGTGATGAGCAAGCGCAAGCTGCTGCAACTCGTCAAGGAGGGCAAGGTGAGCGGTTGGGACGACCCGCGGATGCCGACCATTTCCGGGGCACGTCGCCGCGGTGTGCCGCCGTTGGCCTTCCGCCGCTTCTGCGAAATCATTGGTGTCACGAAGTTTAACAGCCTCACCGACATCGCCCTGCTGGAGCACACGATGCGTGACGTGCTCAACTCCCGCACCCCGCGCCGCATGGCCGTGCTCAACCCGCTCAAGGTGACGCTGACCAATTATCCCGAGGGCAAGGTGGAGATGGTCGAGGCCATTAACAACCCCGAGGACGAGTCCGCCGGCAGCCGCAAGATTCCCTTTGGCCGCACGCTTTACATCGACCACGATGACTTTCTGGAAGAGGCACCCAAGAAATTCTTCCGCCTCAAGGCGGGTGGGGAAGTGCGCCTGCGCAACAGCTACGTGATCAAGTGCGAAGAGGTCGTCAAGGACGAGTCCGGCGCGCCGATCGAGCTTAAGTGCACGGTCGATTTCAAGACGTTGGGCGCGAACCCGGAAGGCCGCAAGGTGAAGGGCGTGATCCACTGGGTCAGCGCCGCACATGCGGTCAAGGCTGAGGTGCGCCTCTACGACCGCTTGTTCACTGTGGAGCGCCCCGATGCCGACAAGGAGCGCGATTTTCTTGAGTTTCTTAACCCGGATTCCCTGCAGGTCATCGAGGCCATGGTGGAGCCGGAGTTGGCGATTGATGCCGCCCAGACGCTGGAGAAAATCAAGGCTGGCGCGAAGTTGCCATTACGCGATGAGCAAAGCCCGGATGAAGGCCCTATGCGCCCATACTACGCGAGTGATTTGCGCGTGCAGTTTGAGCGAGTCGGCTACTTCTGTCTGGATGCGGATTCCACGGCGCAGAAGCTGGTTTTCAATCGCACGGTGGCCCTGAAAGACTCCTGGGCGAAGCAGAAATAG
- the msrB gene encoding peptide-methionine (R)-S-oxide reductase MsrB: MKPNLTYLAPIVLGGALLLWSISTADTKTSETTKTDSADMSTPNTEYQRPSDEELRERLTPIQFQVACNEGTEPAFRNAYWNNKKPGIYVDIISGKPLFSSTDKFDSGTGWPSFTQPINEEEIVEKVDKSHFMTRTEVRSKTGDAHLGHVFPDGPGPGGLRYCINSASLKFIPVEDLEKEGYGQYLALFEDKPAKE, encoded by the coding sequence ATGAAACCGAACTTAACCTACCTCGCGCCCATCGTTCTGGGCGGCGCGCTCCTTCTCTGGAGCATTTCCACCGCCGACACGAAAACCTCCGAAACCACCAAGACCGACTCCGCTGACATGAGTACACCCAACACCGAATACCAGCGCCCCAGCGATGAAGAGCTGCGCGAACGCCTTACGCCGATTCAGTTTCAAGTCGCCTGTAACGAAGGCACCGAGCCCGCTTTTCGCAACGCGTATTGGAATAACAAAAAGCCCGGCATCTATGTAGACATCATTTCCGGCAAGCCGCTCTTTTCTTCGACGGACAAGTTTGACTCCGGCACGGGTTGGCCCAGCTTCACCCAGCCGATCAACGAAGAGGAAATCGTCGAAAAGGTGGACAAATCGCACTTCATGACGCGCACGGAAGTCCGCTCCAAAACCGGTGACGCACACTTGGGCCACGTCTTTCCCGATGGCCCGGGGCCCGGCGGGCTGCGTTATTGCATTAACTCCGCCTCGCTGAAATTCATCCCGGTGGAAGACCTGGAAAAGGAAGGCTACGGGCAATACCTCGCACTGTTCGAGGACAAGCCCGCGAAGGAGTAA
- a CDS encoding ABC transporter ATP-binding protein: MSESTESNTDDTPLLEVRNLKVYYPIHGGLMRRVVDHVKAVDDVSFKIKQGTTVGLVGESGSGKTTIGRSIIKLAPVTGGQIFYSGANVSPKTTYQESAIGATAQPLGNMVDIGGMTRSQFFPFRKKIQMIFQDPFNSLNPRMTIEQIIAEPLDIHFPEWDKAKKTARVIDLLDKVNLPADSRSRYPHEFSGGQRQRIGIARALAVEPELILCDEPVSALDVSVQAQIVNLLQDLQEELGLTYLFIAHDLAVVEHISDYVLVMNHGKLVEQASADEIYNNPQDDYTKKLLAAVPTL; encoded by the coding sequence ATGTCCGAATCCACTGAGTCCAATACCGACGACACGCCACTGCTCGAAGTCCGCAACCTCAAGGTCTATTACCCGATCCATGGCGGGTTAATGCGGCGCGTGGTGGACCACGTGAAGGCTGTCGACGACGTGTCGTTTAAGATCAAGCAAGGCACCACCGTCGGGCTGGTGGGGGAGTCCGGTAGCGGTAAGACGACCATTGGCCGCAGCATCATCAAGCTTGCTCCGGTCACTGGCGGGCAGATTTTCTACAGCGGCGCAAACGTGTCACCAAAGACGACTTACCAGGAATCCGCGATCGGTGCCACCGCCCAACCGCTGGGCAACATGGTGGACATCGGGGGCATGACTCGGAGTCAGTTTTTCCCGTTTCGCAAGAAGATACAAATGATCTTCCAGGACCCGTTTAACTCGCTCAACCCACGCATGACGATTGAGCAGATTATTGCGGAGCCGCTGGACATCCATTTCCCCGAGTGGGACAAGGCCAAGAAAACGGCCCGCGTCATCGACCTGCTCGACAAAGTGAACTTGCCCGCCGACAGCCGTAGCCGCTATCCGCACGAGTTCTCCGGTGGCCAGCGTCAGCGTATCGGCATCGCCCGCGCCCTGGCTGTGGAGCCCGAGCTGATCCTGTGCGACGAACCGGTCAGCGCGCTTGATGTCTCGGTGCAGGCGCAAATCGTAAATCTGCTACAGGACCTCCAGGAGGAGCTTGGCCTGACGTATCTTTTCATCGCGCACGACTTGGCCGTCGTCGAACACATCAGCGACTACGTCCTCGTCATGAACCACGGCAAACTTGTCGAGCAGGCCAGTGCAGACGAAATCTACAACAACCCGCAGGACGACTATACTAAGAAACTCCTCGCCGCCGTGCCTACTTTGTAG
- a CDS encoding LpxI family protein, with amino-acid sequence MSLSRFLPADFDPAQPVAVIAGQRLYPVLTVERLRQAGVPVRLIAFEGETRLDLFESFAESERAMIKVGQVGHMLKALKRFGARSSMMVGQITPRRLFDGLHPDLKAVTLLAKLKRRNAETIFGALAEEMAKIGCQLLDARAFLDDQMADTGVMTAGKFQPDADSLQHGVHICREMARLDVGQGVVVSRGTVVAVEAFEGTDDMLQRAGSFGAKETLFIKTVKPKQDYRFDVPVFGEKTLETMAEHGIKAAALEANNVIMLDKANVLASAKQKGVTLIGF; translated from the coding sequence GTGTCGCTCTCCCGTTTCCTGCCCGCCGATTTTGACCCTGCCCAACCGGTGGCGGTCATCGCTGGCCAGCGCCTTTACCCGGTGCTCACGGTCGAGCGGCTTCGCCAAGCCGGCGTACCCGTGCGGCTCATTGCCTTCGAGGGTGAGACGCGGCTGGACCTCTTCGAAAGCTTTGCCGAGAGCGAGCGCGCGATGATCAAAGTCGGCCAAGTCGGCCACATGCTCAAGGCGCTCAAGCGCTTTGGCGCACGCTCATCGATGATGGTCGGGCAGATCACGCCAAGGCGTTTATTCGATGGCCTGCACCCCGACTTAAAGGCCGTCACGTTGCTGGCAAAGCTCAAGCGGCGCAACGCCGAGACGATTTTTGGTGCGCTGGCCGAAGAGATGGCCAAAATCGGCTGCCAGCTCCTCGATGCCCGCGCCTTCCTCGACGACCAAATGGCCGATACCGGCGTCATGACCGCGGGCAAGTTTCAGCCCGACGCCGACTCACTCCAGCACGGCGTGCACATTTGCCGTGAGATGGCGCGCCTCGACGTGGGCCAGGGAGTGGTCGTCAGCCGGGGCACAGTGGTCGCCGTCGAAGCCTTCGAAGGCACTGACGACATGCTCCAGCGCGCCGGCAGTTTCGGTGCCAAGGAAACCCTGTTCATCAAGACCGTGAAGCCCAAGCAAGACTATCGTTTCGACGTCCCCGTCTTTGGCGAGAAGACGCTCGAAACCATGGCCGAACACGGCATCAAAGCCGCCGCCTTGGAGGCGAACAACGTCATCATGCTCGACAAGGCAAATGTACTCGCCAGCGCCAAACAAAAGGGCGTGACGCTGATTGGATTTTGA
- a CDS encoding ABC transporter ATP-binding protein: MPLLDVKDLKISFHGRDRVTEAVKGINFSLEEGQTLAVVGESGSGKSVTAMSLTRLLPDPPTCRISGEILLRGQDVLKMPKRALRSIRGKEIAYIFQEPSTSLNPVFTVGYQIAEAIKLHVPEEKDITGRVIDSLKKVGIRDAEKRYKAYPHEMSGGMQQRVMIAMALACEPKILVADEPTTALDVTIQAQIIELLKELREKSNMSIILITHNFGIIKGFADQVQVMFRGEVVEHGPTDKVLNDPQHAYTKALIACIPRPGAKQRRLTTIDHAALVE, translated from the coding sequence ATGCCGCTCCTCGACGTTAAAGATTTAAAGATCAGCTTCCACGGCCGCGACCGTGTTACCGAAGCCGTCAAGGGCATCAACTTTTCCCTCGAAGAAGGGCAGACGCTGGCCGTCGTCGGCGAAAGCGGCAGCGGTAAATCCGTGACCGCTATGTCACTCACGCGGCTTTTGCCGGACCCGCCCACGTGCCGCATCAGCGGGGAAATTCTTCTGCGCGGCCAGGACGTATTAAAAATGCCCAAACGCGCCTTGCGTTCGATTCGCGGCAAAGAGATCGCCTACATTTTCCAGGAGCCGTCGACTTCGCTGAATCCGGTGTTCACCGTCGGCTACCAGATTGCCGAGGCGATCAAGCTCCACGTGCCGGAGGAAAAAGACATCACCGGTCGCGTCATTGACTCGCTGAAAAAAGTCGGCATTCGCGACGCCGAGAAGCGCTACAAGGCCTACCCGCACGAGATGTCCGGCGGCATGCAGCAGCGCGTGATGATCGCCATGGCGCTGGCCTGCGAGCCCAAGATTCTCGTCGCTGACGAGCCCACTACCGCGCTCGACGTGACCATTCAGGCGCAGATCATCGAGCTGCTCAAGGAGCTGCGCGAAAAGTCGAACATGTCGATCATCCTCATCACGCACAACTTTGGCATCATCAAAGGATTTGCCGACCAAGTGCAGGTGATGTTCCGCGGCGAAGTTGTCGAACACGGCCCGACTGACAAGGTGCTCAACGACCCGCAGCACGCCTACACCAAGGCGCTCATTGCGTGCATCCCGCGTCCCGGCGCCAAGCAGCGCCGCCTGACGACCATTGACCACGCAGCCTTGGTTGAATAA